The Oryzias latipes chromosome 16, ASM223467v1 genome includes a region encoding these proteins:
- the LOC101174131 gene encoding nestin yields the protein MELHSINQIFHPHHLGEEKQQMLNLNRRLETYLNRVKLLEGENMKLAKEIQAMRHSDQGRSVLREGLEKQLHQARLDVDAAWTDRVLTELEVGKLTEEFEALNLQRHREAEAKQMAMKNLEQSRKEFDEEMRAQIWLREKVNQLEQEMRLLIQTHEEDVAHLETALTQSRTTVPPAFTQKSNQTPDLIKMGQEFSQKATRAWQEAAEAYQDQLVRLEESLDQARGRLAQVNQEKQESRLQILALEKEIASSQDVRQHLEKTAAQRRDEYSLEIQQLQKHLAGLEAEKEQLGHQIDHLLQENRSLMQMKISLGLEVATYRTLLDGERLRGEAGLIKKPRNISFADAVFSPPGLTKSYHNQLSAPRKSTSTSIVYPVAATPVAFRSRNPECSLTQAADVSKPKTHPKRIPDEAVKNVTPQDIQENVANVELLSTSIDHKAPAAPLEEKDGGRSSMVESPEEVIESAVSYQVESGLSSEPDFSDEAGLHPFLENSIALKSNRARDEPGSFSEDLEKEVKFEKESMKQPCYPTEKVEETEGEGRDKVEQLGDSETEAILKPSTECRSSSVDSVCQPVESLYTQEMTSDAAGERREEVMEVEDKLYPDGEEMDTWDSVIERKVDEKTDEEQKHEEKIQHAEPEEDISAKETKHAMKEISQDPNVASLQVNDSQHGSLDQDHAPPSENDGEDDDEEDSQNVSVSWRTELEGDSYAQDNTLADTRPLIRYKSDETDAHTQASHLDESESSDGEQERKTGEAGTWSEGKSKTFGTMEDLCEEVEDESVDDQYNPEDRDESQSTVVNEQAEVANLEDEDGSARNVEKTEELTATKGLKLEEEELEMDILVDEELENLSSNTNFLQWQVSEENQDLSLNNEQKESEKPIPEHPEHTSPSTTEDQASETAMLNGSSVEEHDVEPKNKEAEEKPAGHGQEMEQNLFSLMCADGKKDHSAFGAFSISSDVDKTVESEDPKSAVAFTEDEIEIQDVVRNEVTEVLPGEKSQKPQEDEDEGEESHMFPENAEAAEWEILDDPTYDYKIEDHDRTFTDQESADYNPESHEDAAEKVEEETDIFIVSAPSDNKPPDFFSSGVKNDFWVSSLEGGAAYDDTCEEAEEQGDQNQGFAEPPNVVNGHSMVVADSSKPLAAVKDQTEVSVEAKKVCQRYFEGEMIHSEDSENEAESWSSGDEAAAERNPFLDTTY from the exons ATGGAGCTCCACAGTATAAATCAAATCTTCCATCCTCACCACCTCGGTGAGGAGAAGCAACAGATGCTGAACCTGAACCGACGACTGGAGACCTACCTGAACCGGGTCAAGCTGCTGGAGGGGGAGAACATGAAGCTTGCTAAAGAGATCCAAGCGATGAGACACAGCGATCAGGGACGCTCCGTGCTGAGGGAGGGCCTGGAGAAACAGCTGCACCAGGCGAGGCTGGACGTGGACGCAGCCTGGACGGACAGGGTCCTCACAGAGCTGGAAGTGGGTAAGCTGACAGAGGAGTTCGAAGCCCTGAACCTGCAGAGACACAGGGAGGCGGAGGCCAAACAAATGGCCATGAAAAACTTGGAGCAAAGCAGGAAAGAGTTTGATGAAGAGATGAGGGCACAGATCTGGCTGAGGGAGAAGGTCAACCAGCTAGAACAAGAGATGAGGCTCCTAATTCAAACTCATGAGGAGGATGTGGCTCACTTAGAAACGGCACTAACCCAATCCAGAACCACAGTCCCACCTGCTTTTACCCAGAAGAGCAACCAGACTCCAGACCTCATCAAGATGGGCCAGGAGTTCTCCCAAAAGGCCACCAGGGCATGGCAGGAGGCAGCCGAGGCCTATCAGGACCAGCTAGTTCGGCTGGAGGAGTCGCTCGATCAGGCCAGGGGACGTTTGGCTCAGGTAAACCAGGAGAAGCAGGAGAGCCGGTTACAGATTCTAGCTCTGGAGAAGGAGATCGCCTCAAGTCAGGATGTAAGGCAGCATCTGGAGAAGACTGCAGCCCAACGGAGGGATGAGTACAGCCTGGAGATCCAGCAGCTCCAG AAGCACTTGGCGGGTCTGGAGGCGGAGAAGGAGCAGCTGGGTCATCAGATTGATCACCTCCTTCAGGAGAACCGCAGCCTCATGCAGATGAAGATCTCTCTGGGCCTGGAAGTAGCAACATACAG aACTTTGCTGGATGGTGAAAGACTCAGAGGGGAGGCAGGCCTGATAAAGAAACCAAGAAATATTTCCTTCGCAG ATGCTGTCTTCAGTCCTCCTGGGCTTACAAAGAGTTACCACAACCAACTGTCTGCCCCCCGTAAGAGCACTTCCACCTCAATTGTCTATCCGGTGGCAGCAACCCCAGTGGCCTTCAGGAGCAGAAATCCTGAGTGCAGCTTGACACAAGCAGCAGATGTGTCAAAGCCAAAAACGCATCCAAAAAGAATCCCGGATGAAGCAGTGAAAAATGTTACACCTCAAGACATTCAAGAGAACGTTGCAAATGTTGAGCTTTTGTCGACTTCTATAGACCATAAAGCACCTGCTGCACCCTTGGAGGAAAAGGATGGAGGCAGGTCAAGTATGGTTGAGAGTCCTGAGGAAGTCATTGAGTCTGCTGTAAGCTACCAGGTTGAGTCTGGACTCAGCAGTGAGCCGGATTTCAGTGATGAAGCTGGTCTGCATCCTTTCCTGGAAAACAGCATCGCATTGAAGAGCAACAGAGCAAGAGATGAACCCGGCAGTTTCTCAGAGGATTTGGAAAAGGAAgtgaaatttgaaaaagaaagtatGAAACAGCCATGTTATCCCACTGAAAAAGTAGAGGAGACAGAGGGGGAAGGTAGAGATAAGGTAGAGCAGTTGGGAGATTCTGAAACAGAGGCAATCCTCAAACCAAGCACTGAGTGCAGATCCAGCAGTGTGGACTCTGTATGTCAACCTGTGGAAAGCCTTTATACCCAAGAGATGACGAGTGATGCTGCAGGTGAGAGAAGAGAAGAAGTCATGGAGGTTGAAGACAAGTTATACCCTGATGGAGAAGAGATGGACACATGGGACAGCGTGATAGAGAGGAAGGTGGATGAGAAGACAGATGAGGagcaaaaacatgaagaaaaaattcAACACGCTGAACCAGAAGAAGACATTTCAGCAAAAGAGACAAAGCATGCTATGAAAGAAATCAGTCAGGATCCAAATGTGGCCTCTTTACAAGTAAATGACAGCCAACATGGCTCATTAGACCAGGATCATGCTCCTCCCTCTGAAAATGACGGGGAAGACGATGATGAAGAGGACTCCCAGAACGTCTCTGTGTCCTGGAGGACTGAGTTGGAGGGCGACAGCTATGCTCAAGACAACACTCTTGCTGACACGCGACCCCTGATTCGATACAAAAGTGATGAGACCGACGCCCACACACAGGCGTCTCACCTGGACGAGAGCGAGTCGAGTGACGGGGAACAGGAGAGGAAAACGGGAGAGGCTGGAACGTGGAGTGAGGGAAAATCAAAGACATTTGGAACCATGGAGGACCTGTGTGAAGAAGTGGAGGATGAATCAGTAGATGACCAGTACAACCCTGAAGACAGGGATGAGAGCCAGAGTACAGTGGTCAATGAACAAGCTGAGGTGGCAAATCTAGAAGATGAAGACGGAAGTgctagaaatgttgaaaaaactgAAGAGCTTACTGCAACCAAAGGACTAAAACTcgaagaggaggagctggagatgGACATACTTGTGGATGAAGAGTTGGAAAATCTGAGTTCCAACACAAATTTTTTACAGTGGCAGGTCAGCGAGGAGAACCAAGATCTGAGCCTCAACAATGAGCAGAAGGAGTCTGAGAAACCAATACCTGAGCATCCTGAGCACACGTCACCCTCTACAACTGAAGACCAAGCTTCTGAAACAGCCATGCTCAATGGTTCCTCGGTGGAAGAACATGATGTTGAACCTAAAAACAAAGAAGCTGAAGAGAAGCCAGCTGGACATGGGCAAGAAATGGAACAGAACTTATTCTCTTTAATGTGtgctgatggaaaaaaagatcattcaGCCTTTGGTGCCTTCAGCATCAGCTCTGATGTGGACAAGACAGTGGAATCCGAAGATCCTAAATCTGCGGTGGCTTTTACAGAAGATGAAATAGAAATTCAGGATGTGGTCAGAAATGAGGTCACAGAGGTTCTTCCTGGAGAGAAATCCCAGAAGCCacaagaggatgaagatgaaggagaaGAATCACACATGTTTCCTGAAaatgcagaagcagcagaatgGGAAATCCTAGACGACCCAACATACGATTATAAAATAGAAGATCATGATAGGACTTTCACCGATCAAGAATCAGCAGATTACAATCCTGAAAGTCATGAAGATGCTGCTgagaaagtggaagaagaaacgGACATCTTCATAGTCAGTGCTCCATCAGATAACAAACCACCGGATTTCTTCTCCTCGGGTGTGAAGAACGACTTCTGGGTGTCCTCCCTGGAGGGCGGGGCTGCATACGATGACACCTGCGAGGAAGCAGAAGAGCAAGGAGATCAGAATCAAGGGTTTGCTGAACCCCCAAATGTGGTTAATGGCCACTCCATGGTTGTTGCTGACTCCTCCAAACCTTTAGCTGCTGTGAAAGATCAGACAGAGGTTTCTGTGGAAGCAAAGAAGGTTTGTCAAAGATATTTTGAGGGGGAGATGATTCATTCTGAGGACTCTGAAAATGAGGCCGAATCGTGGTCATCTGgagatgaagcagcagcagagagaaaTCCTTTTTTAGACACTACATATTAG